From the Manihot esculenta cultivar AM560-2 chromosome 3, M.esculenta_v8, whole genome shotgun sequence genome, one window contains:
- the LOC110611357 gene encoding uncharacterized protein LOC110611357: MSVERSFEAWEEVQRHGQDLADRLAQGFTGLIQSHMTNTAAFPWPNPQKSKLFDLEFPGHNFNRRDFGVLTDNSGINGVSAIFDFGNRIGQAGADFGACLNGLVQQFFRRLPVPFKQEEAVGMDVRMDGKRSNRVGVECELGLVSERLRDYGFVENDVTGGKLGGSPDEETGGFNLKSVGHLGKPQGAINITSTYESRTNNLESSMVARGDLWRVEASHGSSTSGNDNSSLFLVQLGPVLFVRDSTLLLPVHLSKQHLLWYGYDRKNGMHSLCPAVWSKHRRWLLMSMLCLNPLACSFVDLQFPNGQFTYVSGEGLTTSAFLPFMGGLLQAQGQYPGEMRFSFSHKNKWGTRITPMVQWPDKSFTLGFSQALAWQRSGLMVRPTVQFSLCPTFGGSNPGLRAELIHSVNEQLNLICGCAFTTHPSIFASLSIGRSKWNGNVGSSGVVVRIDSPISDVGRPSFSVQLNSGFEL, translated from the exons ATGTCGGTGGAAAGATCTTTCGAAGCATGGGAGGAAGTACAGCGGCATGGCCAGGACCTTGCGGACCGGCTGGCGCAGGGATTTACGGGCCTTATTCAGTCCCATATGACAAACACGGCAGCTTTTCCCTGGCCCAACCCTCAGAAATCGAAGCTTTTCGATTTGGAATTCCCAGGCCACAATTTCAATAGAAGGGATTTTGGAGTATTAACTGATAATTCTGGGATAAATGGGGTTTCTGCGATTTTCGATTTTGGGAACAGAATTGGCCAAGCTGGGGCAGATTTTGGGGCGTGCTTGAATGGGTTAGTGCAGCAGTTCTTTAGGAGGTTGCCGGTGCCTTTTAAGCAGGAGGAGGCTGTTGGGATGGACGTGAGGATGGATGGTAAAAGGAGTAATCGGGTGGGTGTGGAGTGCGAGTTGGGACTGGTGAGTGAGAGGTTGAGGGATTATGGGTTTGTGGAGAATGATGTTACTGGCGGTAAGCTGGGCGGTTCGCCAGACGAAGAAACAGGTGGGTTTAATTTGAAATCCGTGGGCCATCTTGGTAAGCCACAG GGGGCCATAAATATCACATCAACTTATGAGAGTAGAACTAACAACCTAGAGAGTTCTATGGTTGCAAGGGGAGATCTATGGAGAGTGGAGGCATCACATGGCAGTTCCACATCAGGAAATGACAATTCATCTCTCTTTCTTGTCCAGCTTGGACCAGTACTATTTGTTCGTGACTCAACACTTCTTCTACCTGTTCATCTGTCAAAGCAACACTTGCTTTGGTATGGTTATGATAGGAAG aatggAATGCATTCTCTTTGTCCTGCTGTATGGTCAAAGCATAGAAGGTGGCTGTTGATGTCAATGCTCTGTCTCAATCCATTAGCTTGT TCCTTCGTGGATTTGCAGTTTCCAAATGGTCAGTTTACCTATGTGTCAGGTGAGGGGCTGACTACAAGTGCTTTTCTGCCCTTTATGGGAGGACTTCTCCAAGCTCAGGGTCAATATCCTGGAGAAATGAGATTTAGCTTCTCTCACAAG AACAAGTGGGGTACACGCATCACTCCGATGGTACAGTGGCCTGACAAATCATTCACATTAGGTTTTTCACAAGCCTTAGCATGGCAGAGATCAGGTCTAATGGTGAGGCCTACAGTTCAGTTCAG TTTGTGCCCAACTTTTGGTGGAAGCAATCCTGGGTTGCGAGCAGAACTTATTCATTCAGTTAATGAACAACTAAATCTGATCTGCGGCTGTGCATTCACGACACACCCTTCCATATTTGCATCATTGTCT ATTGGGCGTTCTAAGTGGAACGGGAACGTGGGGAGTTCAGGGGTAGTTGTTAGAATTGATAGTC